In the Epinephelus lanceolatus isolate andai-2023 chromosome 6, ASM4190304v1, whole genome shotgun sequence genome, one interval contains:
- the cks2 gene encoding cyclin-dependent kinases regulatory subunit 2 has protein sequence MSKKQIYYSDKYTDEEFEYRHVVLPKQLSKLVPSSHLMTEDEWRGLGVQQSQGWIHYMIHKPEPHILLFRRPLPKD, from the exons ATGTCGAAAAAACAGATTTACTATTCTGACAAGTACACCGATGAGGAGTTCGAGTACAG GCATGTGGTGCTTCCAAAGCAGCTGTCCAAACTGGTGCCCTCCTCCCACCTGATGACAGAAGACGAGTGGAGGGGTCTTGGGGTGCAGCAGAGCCAGGGCTGGATTCACTACATGATCCACAAACCAG AGCCACACATACTGCTTTTCAGAAGACCTCTCCCAAAGGATTAA